The Mesorhizobium sp. M1D.F.Ca.ET.043.01.1.1 genome contains a region encoding:
- a CDS encoding CpaD family pilus assembly lipoprotein, producing MLRFIILFVALAPSVSGCTSTTPVDVEPSAPMLVREETTVLTLQSLRASERQRLRVFLDKASRGRFDAIHLLISGSPQLSAGVAHQARQLAIEEDNIQLRDQHDAGSVRIEAIVYHARPPVCPSYGALPNEESFKQPLGCSTGHNLAVMVNDPRDLLDNQAVKAGDGDRASVPVATYRTFGTDKGG from the coding sequence ATGTTGCGTTTTATAATCCTCTTTGTCGCTCTGGCACCAAGCGTAAGTGGCTGCACAAGCACTACGCCAGTTGATGTCGAACCATCGGCACCAATGCTTGTCCGAGAGGAGACCACCGTCCTGACGTTGCAAAGCCTGCGCGCTTCCGAACGGCAGCGTTTGCGTGTTTTCCTAGACAAGGCCAGTCGCGGCCGGTTCGATGCCATCCACCTCCTCATCAGCGGTTCGCCCCAGCTCAGCGCAGGGGTAGCCCATCAGGCCAGGCAGTTGGCAATCGAAGAAGACAACATTCAATTGCGCGATCAACACGACGCCGGCTCAGTGCGAATTGAGGCGATTGTCTATCACGCCCGTCCGCCGGTCTGTCCCTCATATGGTGCCTTACCCAATGAAGAATCCTTCAAACAGCCGCTTGGTTGTTCGACAGGACATAACCTGGCCGTGATGGTCAACGATCCGCGCGATCTGCTCGACAATCAGGCCGTCAAGGCCGGCGATGGCGATCGTGCTTCTGTACCAGTTGCAACTTACAGAACATTCGGGACGGATAAAGGTGGCTGA
- a CDS encoding response regulator transcription factor: protein MRTLLVDHHADLARAMRLALGDGGFVVDVVGTLELASSAFSCASYEILLLELALPDGDGLGWLRQLRTHGHSVPAVIMSSLNDLDKRIAIFNGGADDFLLKPISTDELIARMRAILRRATQMTDLRLVFGNLDFDPVARQVFVDGHPMMIARRELCILEHLLNRAGRIVPRAQLEDHLYSFNDDVSANALEVGIYRLRGHLTRSGATPRIKTIRGIGYILELTDASSA from the coding sequence ATGCGAACGCTGCTCGTGGATCATCATGCGGATCTTGCGCGCGCCATGCGACTTGCGCTCGGGGATGGCGGCTTCGTCGTTGATGTCGTTGGTACTCTGGAACTGGCTTCGAGTGCATTTTCTTGCGCCAGCTATGAAATTCTCCTGCTGGAATTGGCTCTGCCAGATGGCGATGGCTTGGGTTGGCTGAGGCAGTTGAGGACCCACGGGCATTCAGTTCCTGCCGTCATTATGAGCAGCCTTAACGATCTCGATAAGCGAATTGCGATCTTCAACGGTGGTGCGGACGACTTTCTGCTCAAACCCATCTCTACCGATGAGCTTATTGCCAGAATGAGAGCCATTCTGCGCCGGGCGACACAGATGACCGACCTGAGGCTCGTATTTGGCAATCTCGACTTTGATCCGGTCGCCCGCCAGGTTTTCGTTGATGGGCACCCAATGATGATCGCACGTCGCGAACTCTGTATTCTAGAGCACCTGCTTAACCGGGCAGGCCGCATCGTGCCCCGTGCGCAATTGGAAGATCACCTCTATTCATTCAACGACGACGTGTCTGCCAACGCGCTTGAAGTCGGAATTTATCGTTTACGGGGACATCTGACCAGATCAGGTGCAACGCCACGGATCAAGACCATCCGAGGCATTGGTTACATCCTAGAATTGACTGACGCCTCGTCCGCATAG
- the bioD gene encoding dethiobiotin synthase, with amino-acid sequence MTKRIVVTGTDTGIGKTVFSAGLAGLLDGFYWKPVQSGLNEETDSEVVARLSGLPDGRVLPEVYRLTMPLSPHRSAEIDGVAIEADDLSFPVLPTPLVIEGAGGLMVPLNRQTRFIDIFEQWRLPVILCARTALGTINHTLLSIEALRARSIPLIGIAFIGEEVADTQRTIVEFGGVPQLGRLPHLGPLTGETLRDAMISGFDLAMIAGGD; translated from the coding sequence ATGACCAAACGCATCGTCGTCACCGGAACAGACACTGGAATTGGCAAGACAGTGTTTTCGGCCGGACTTGCCGGGCTGCTCGACGGCTTCTACTGGAAGCCGGTGCAATCGGGCCTCAACGAGGAGACCGACAGCGAGGTCGTCGCCCGGCTTTCCGGCTTGCCCGACGGACGCGTGCTGCCCGAAGTCTATCGACTGACGATGCCGCTGTCGCCGCATCGATCAGCCGAAATCGACGGCGTCGCGATCGAGGCCGACGATCTTTCATTTCCGGTCCTGCCGACACCGCTCGTCATCGAAGGCGCCGGCGGGCTGATGGTGCCGCTCAATCGACAGACAAGGTTCATTGACATATTCGAACAATGGCGGCTGCCGGTCATACTGTGCGCCCGCACCGCGCTTGGCACCATCAATCATACGCTGTTGTCGATCGAGGCCCTGAGAGCCCGCTCCATCCCGCTCATCGGCATTGCCTTCATTGGCGAAGAGGTGGCCGATACACAAAGGACAATCGTGGAATTCGGCGGCGTGCCGCAGCTGGGCAGGCTGCCGCACCTCGGTCCGCTGACGGGTGAAACGTTGAGAGATGCAATGATTTCCGGCTTCGACCTGGCCATGATTGCCGGAGGCGACTGA
- a CDS encoding porin — protein sequence MYIKSPLLGLTALMTVSVGRAAGAEREPAEYIKICDVLGSGYSYIPNTETCLRIGGYVRYDIGLGDVRSYDSARTSDVRTGEDQGTWRNSTRFTFKTWTGQQTELGALTTYTETHVNFGNSANSHDSPQNYDFNSGLALASAWVELGGLRVGKEGSAFDTFVSYAGDVLDSMLVPSAGFDTNVAQYHFDAGNGISTVISLEQGSGSAGTIDSYIPHVVAGLKYTQGWGSITGVAAYDSNYEAFAGKIRVDVAVTNQLSLFGLFGYGSNASLNEDSNGAIANHGRGSYKIWNGQWAFWAGATYEFDEKTSFNLQVSGDQLKDAGVAANVAYMVVPGFTVTAEVDYDHYGNSGLGPAEPTAVKGTSKPNSVGGILRLQGSF from the coding sequence ATGTACATCAAGAGTCCTCTTCTCGGCTTAACTGCTCTGATGACCGTTTCCGTCGGTCGAGCAGCTGGCGCCGAGCGGGAACCGGCCGAGTACATCAAGATCTGCGACGTCCTCGGCTCGGGATATTCCTATATTCCCAACACCGAGACCTGCCTGCGCATCGGCGGCTATGTCCGTTACGATATCGGCCTGGGTGACGTCCGATCGTATGACAGCGCAAGAACCTCGGACGTGAGAACTGGCGAGGACCAAGGCACTTGGCGAAACAGCACACGCTTCACGTTCAAAACTTGGACCGGCCAGCAGACCGAGCTCGGCGCGTTGACGACCTATACCGAAACCCACGTGAATTTTGGCAACAGCGCTAACTCGCATGACAGTCCTCAGAACTATGATTTCAACAGCGGCCTCGCACTGGCTTCTGCCTGGGTCGAGCTGGGAGGCCTGCGAGTTGGCAAGGAGGGGTCGGCCTTCGATACGTTTGTAAGCTACGCTGGCGACGTTCTCGATAGTATGCTCGTTCCGTCGGCCGGCTTCGACACCAACGTGGCTCAGTACCACTTCGACGCCGGCAACGGCATTTCGACTGTGATTTCGCTCGAACAAGGATCGGGCTCAGCCGGTACTATCGACAGCTATATTCCGCACGTTGTCGCCGGCTTGAAATACACGCAAGGCTGGGGCTCGATCACCGGCGTCGCGGCTTATGACAGCAATTACGAAGCTTTTGCCGGCAAGATCCGCGTCGACGTCGCTGTCACAAACCAGCTGTCGCTGTTTGGACTCTTCGGCTACGGTTCCAATGCCAGTCTCAACGAGGACTCAAACGGCGCAATTGCCAATCATGGGCGCGGCTCGTACAAAATCTGGAACGGCCAGTGGGCTTTCTGGGCGGGCGCCACCTACGAGTTTGACGAGAAAACTTCGTTCAACCTTCAGGTCTCGGGTGATCAGCTCAAGGATGCTGGTGTGGCTGCAAACGTCGCCTACATGGTCGTTCCCGGCTTCACGGTCACAGCCGAGGTCGATTACGACCACTACGGCAACTCTGGCCTCGGCCCTGCCGAGCCTACCGCCGTCAAGGGCACGAGCAAGCCGAACAGCGTCGGCGGCATTCTCCGCTTACAAGGCTCATTTTGA
- a CDS encoding beta-ketoacyl-ACP synthase III, whose translation MNLSSRVLGFGHHAPARKVENPEIEDRLGLEPGWIERRTGIRSRFWATDEDTLSGLAASAGDMALTNAGIDRGDVGLLLLATSTPDHLLPPSAPLVAHRLGLGRAGAIDLTGACAGFIYALMFADGFTRLHGKASLVIAANILSHRINLAERASAVLFADAAGAMVISPCDDPDRGILGASVDSDGSRYGLIQIPAGGSNTPFHADLDLAQTRMTITDGREVFSKAVEMMTACSRDALTAARLRPQDLDRFVPHQANARIFDAVGRNLGIADHSIVKTIAEYGNSSAATIPLSLSLAHRAQPFRPGEKVLLAAAGAGLSGGALVVGI comes from the coding sequence ATGAACCTATCGTCGCGCGTTCTCGGCTTCGGCCATCATGCGCCGGCGCGCAAGGTCGAGAACCCGGAAATCGAAGACCGGCTCGGGCTTGAGCCCGGCTGGATCGAGCGGCGCACCGGAATTCGCTCGCGCTTCTGGGCAACAGACGAAGACACGCTGTCGGGCCTTGCCGCCTCTGCCGGCGACATGGCGCTGACCAATGCCGGTATCGACCGCGGCGACGTCGGTCTACTCTTGCTCGCCACGTCGACGCCCGATCACCTTCTGCCGCCAAGCGCGCCGCTGGTCGCACATCGGCTGGGGCTAGGCCGCGCCGGAGCGATCGACCTGACCGGCGCCTGCGCCGGCTTCATCTATGCGCTGATGTTCGCCGACGGGTTCACCCGCCTGCACGGCAAAGCGAGCCTTGTCATCGCCGCCAACATCCTCAGCCACCGCATCAATTTGGCCGAGCGCGCCAGCGCCGTGCTGTTTGCCGATGCCGCCGGCGCCATGGTGATCAGTCCTTGCGATGACCCGGATCGAGGCATTCTCGGCGCTTCGGTGGATTCCGACGGCTCGCGCTACGGGCTAATCCAGATTCCCGCCGGGGGAAGCAACACTCCGTTCCATGCCGACCTCGACCTCGCGCAGACACGGATGACGATCACTGACGGCCGTGAAGTATTCAGCAAGGCCGTGGAGATGATGACCGCCTGCTCGAGAGATGCGCTCACTGCTGCCCGACTGAGGCCGCAAGACCTCGATCGTTTCGTGCCGCATCAGGCCAATGCGCGCATTTTCGACGCGGTCGGCAGGAACCTCGGCATCGCTGATCACTCGATCGTCAAGACGATCGCCGAATATGGCAACTCTTCCGCCGCGACGATCCCGCTCTCATTGTCGCTGGCCCATCGGGCGCAGCCGTTTCGGCCTGGCGAGAAAGTCCTCTTGGCGGCAGCGGGTGCGGGTCTCAGCGGCGGCGCGCTTGTGGTGGGAATTTAG
- a CDS encoding type II and III secretion system protein family protein, with protein MANKVTRPAVPRYLGHLLCALIVTFPLGVAAQNKQDKGPPHAASNSINATLTLSSSLGETVHLPAPATTIFVADPTIADFQAPSSKTIFVFGKKSGRTSLFALDGNGEPLAELRIVVTQPIGDLRAMLREQVGDYPIRVNYTPRGAILSGTAPDAEVADTAKRVTEQYLGDGAQVVNNIKVAGSLQVNLSVRVAEVSRSAMKSLGVNLSAFGQIGNFKVGVLSGSAASAGSGSTQGGGTAEIGFDNGAVNVSAVLDALAKEHIASVLAEPNLTAMSGEKASFLAGGEFPIPVLQENRQVSVEFRHFGVSLEFVPTVLSNNQINIHVTPEVSELSTQGAVQINGISVPAVSTRRADTVVELASGQSFAIGGLIRRNVNNDVRAFPWLGELPILGPLFRSTSFQKEESELVILVTPYIVRPGSNPNQMSAPTERAAPALNGGGAPTNSVTSPPRDRAAIRAGAPSAQGGLGFIIE; from the coding sequence ATCGCCAACAAGGTTACAAGACCTGCAGTTCCCCGTTACCTGGGCCATCTCCTCTGCGCGCTTATTGTGACTTTCCCACTTGGTGTCGCGGCGCAAAACAAGCAGGACAAAGGCCCGCCGCATGCGGCTTCGAATAGCATCAACGCCACGCTGACCCTTTCCTCTTCGCTCGGGGAGACCGTTCATCTGCCCGCGCCAGCCACGACCATCTTTGTTGCTGACCCCACGATCGCGGATTTTCAGGCGCCATCGAGCAAAACAATCTTCGTCTTTGGCAAGAAATCGGGGCGGACCAGCCTATTCGCCTTGGATGGCAATGGCGAGCCTCTCGCCGAATTGCGTATCGTTGTCACGCAACCGATCGGGGATTTACGCGCCATGTTGCGGGAGCAGGTCGGCGACTATCCCATCCGCGTCAACTATACGCCGCGCGGCGCAATCCTTAGCGGGACGGCGCCCGACGCAGAGGTCGCCGACACCGCAAAAAGAGTCACTGAGCAATATCTGGGCGACGGAGCGCAAGTCGTCAACAACATCAAGGTCGCTGGATCCCTGCAAGTTAACCTCAGCGTGCGCGTAGCCGAAGTCTCACGCAGCGCCATGAAGTCACTCGGCGTCAACTTGTCCGCCTTCGGTCAAATCGGCAATTTCAAAGTGGGCGTTCTAAGCGGAAGCGCTGCAAGCGCTGGGTCTGGTTCAACCCAGGGTGGCGGTACAGCAGAAATCGGATTCGACAACGGTGCCGTCAACGTCAGCGCGGTTCTCGACGCGCTCGCCAAGGAGCATATAGCTTCCGTCCTGGCTGAGCCGAACCTCACCGCTATGTCGGGTGAAAAGGCCAGCTTTCTCGCGGGCGGCGAATTTCCCATTCCTGTCCTGCAGGAAAACAGGCAGGTATCGGTTGAATTCCGTCACTTCGGCGTCAGTCTGGAATTTGTGCCGACAGTTCTCAGCAACAATCAAATCAACATTCACGTAACGCCCGAAGTCAGTGAACTGTCGACGCAAGGTGCCGTGCAAATCAACGGAATTTCCGTGCCGGCAGTTTCCACGCGCCGAGCCGATACGGTCGTCGAACTCGCCAGCGGCCAGAGCTTCGCAATCGGCGGTCTAATCAGGCGGAACGTCAACAATGATGTCAGGGCCTTTCCCTGGCTCGGAGAACTGCCGATCCTGGGACCGCTTTTTCGCTCGACCTCGTTTCAAAAAGAGGAGTCAGAACTGGTCATTCTAGTTACGCCTTACATTGTAAGACCAGGCTCCAACCCAAACCAGATGAGCGCACCGACCGAGCGGGCGGCACCGGCTTTGAACGGAGGGGGCGCTCCGACGAATTCCGTGACAAGTCCCCCGCGAGACCGCGCTGCTATCCGTGCGGGCGCGCCAAGCGCCCAGGGCGGTCTCGGCTTCATCATCGAATAG
- a CDS encoding acyltransferase family protein: MQYRRYIEGLRAVAVLPVVLFHFGISAIPGGFSGVDIFFVISGYLTSGSLLDDLERGQFSIVNFYWRRARRILPALVFVMLLTCIAALFILLPPDLRGFSLSIIATSTFWSNVFFWKTSSYFSIDAALLPLLHTWPLSVAEQYYIFAPILMFLIYRYIGKRWLTTLLPIILCSFVVAVMATSLAPTAGFYLLPTRIWELMLGALLMLKCPSPLGNRFLMESVGVAGFGLLAIGFFAISASDPFPGYNALYPCIGTALLIYVGQNTPSTVATRMLEVRPLVWIGLISYSLYLVHWPLNAFAHYLSFQKLDPLMTGAMLVASLALAAFSWKFVEQPFRQKRAFTSPGPIFAFSALAIVVLCAGGAAGALGNGFPQRFPDYVQRRISVGDWRNGICFNEGTSRIESWNMEDCTRTSGFPTTVFLWGDSFAAHYVSGLGANINRLQANIVEYTYASCAPILYYYPYDRLDCVRFNRKALDVILEADIKTVILSGRWSDYEVRGFDGLQQTIATLRALGVRVFVIGQSPQFPTDVRKIAFFAKRQNLDDTSWPIAMDPDINERVRSFTKGATFIDPLKFLCSAGRCAYSDRGEFLYFDYGHFSSAGATLAISKYWPAFGKDNALPKTK; this comes from the coding sequence ATGCAATATAGGCGCTATATCGAGGGCCTTAGGGCCGTTGCTGTACTTCCGGTCGTACTCTTTCATTTCGGAATTTCGGCGATCCCGGGTGGCTTTAGCGGGGTCGATATCTTCTTCGTCATCTCCGGCTACCTAACCAGCGGAAGCCTCCTGGATGACCTTGAACGCGGCCAATTTTCCATCGTCAACTTCTACTGGCGCCGTGCCCGGCGCATTCTGCCGGCGCTCGTCTTTGTGATGCTTCTCACCTGCATTGCAGCATTGTTCATTCTTCTGCCACCGGATCTGCGCGGATTCAGTCTTAGCATCATAGCTACCTCGACCTTCTGGTCGAACGTTTTCTTCTGGAAAACGTCAAGTTACTTCTCTATCGATGCCGCGCTTCTACCACTGTTGCACACTTGGCCGCTTTCCGTAGCGGAGCAGTACTACATCTTCGCACCAATCCTGATGTTCCTAATCTATCGCTACATCGGGAAGCGCTGGCTGACGACACTTCTTCCGATAATTCTCTGCAGCTTCGTAGTGGCGGTGATGGCGACATCGCTGGCACCCACCGCCGGATTCTATCTGCTGCCGACCCGAATCTGGGAACTCATGTTGGGCGCCCTGCTCATGCTCAAATGCCCCTCGCCGCTGGGCAACCGATTCCTGATGGAGTCGGTGGGGGTGGCCGGATTTGGCCTTCTCGCCATCGGGTTCTTCGCGATTTCGGCGAGTGATCCGTTCCCAGGCTACAACGCCTTGTATCCATGCATCGGAACGGCCCTTCTGATCTATGTTGGCCAAAATACCCCCTCGACGGTCGCCACCCGCATGCTCGAAGTCCGGCCGCTGGTCTGGATTGGGCTCATCTCGTATTCGTTGTATCTTGTTCACTGGCCTCTCAATGCGTTCGCGCACTATCTTTCGTTCCAAAAACTCGATCCGTTGATGACCGGTGCGATGTTGGTGGCAAGCCTCGCATTGGCTGCATTCTCCTGGAAGTTTGTAGAGCAGCCGTTTCGACAGAAGAGGGCCTTCACCTCCCCGGGGCCTATCTTCGCCTTTTCAGCGCTCGCGATCGTTGTCCTTTGTGCCGGCGGAGCGGCGGGGGCGCTCGGCAATGGCTTTCCGCAACGGTTTCCGGACTATGTCCAGCGGCGCATTTCCGTCGGGGACTGGAGGAATGGCATCTGTTTCAACGAGGGCACCAGCCGGATCGAAAGCTGGAATATGGAGGATTGCACGCGCACCAGCGGTTTTCCAACAACGGTTTTTTTGTGGGGCGACTCCTTCGCCGCGCACTATGTTTCCGGCTTGGGTGCTAACATAAATCGATTGCAGGCGAACATCGTTGAATATACGTACGCCAGCTGCGCGCCGATACTCTATTACTACCCTTACGATCGTCTTGATTGTGTCCGGTTCAATCGCAAGGCCTTGGACGTCATCTTGGAAGCGGACATCAAGACGGTTATCCTCAGCGGTAGATGGAGTGACTATGAGGTCAGAGGTTTCGACGGTCTTCAGCAAACAATCGCTACGCTTCGTGCCCTGGGCGTGCGCGTGTTTGTCATCGGCCAGTCTCCGCAGTTCCCAACTGACGTCCGGAAAATTGCGTTCTTCGCCAAGCGCCAAAATCTGGACGATACGTCCTGGCCGATCGCGATGGACCCCGACATCAACGAACGTGTGCGCTCATTTACCAAAGGCGCCACATTCATCGATCCGCTGAAATTCCTGTGCAGCGCAGGACGCTGCGCCTATTCCGATAGAGGAGAGTTTTTATATTTCGACTATGGTCATTTCTCTTCAGCCGGCGCCACACTGGCAATCTCGAAATACTGGCCGGCTTTTGGCAAGGACAATGCTCTTCCTAAGACGAAGTAG
- a CDS encoding adenosylmethionine--8-amino-7-oxononanoate transaminase — protein MAESRVWHPFTQHALEPSVPEIVLTEGAYLHKADGFRILDAISSWWVVTHGHRHPRIMKAIETTASSLDQIIFAGFTHEPAERLAEALIGIAPAGLDRVFYSDSGSTSVEVALKMALGYFRNIGAPRSRIAVMEHSYHGDTIGAMSVGARGVFNAAYDPLLFEVDAIPFPAAGREQETLDRFEAVSRDRRAAALIVEPLVLGAGGMLMYPAWVLAELKRIAEASGTLLIADEVMTGWGRTGTMFACEQASVSPDILCTSKGLTGGTIPLAATIATDAIFHAHFSEDRKKTFFHSSSYTANPIACAAALANVEIWRDEPVAERIAVLSARQAAGLQRFRVNPYFTDCRTTGTIAALDLRTGSAGYLAEIGPKLRAFFLERGLLVRPLGNVLYLLPPYCITSDELGGLYDAIEEAGERFGSRP, from the coding sequence ATGGCGGAGTCTCGAGTCTGGCATCCGTTCACGCAGCACGCGCTAGAGCCCTCGGTCCCTGAAATCGTGCTGACTGAAGGCGCCTATCTCCACAAGGCCGACGGCTTCCGCATCCTCGATGCGATTTCTTCCTGGTGGGTCGTCACCCATGGCCATCGCCACCCCCGCATCATGAAGGCCATCGAGACGACCGCGTCGAGCCTCGACCAGATCATCTTCGCGGGCTTCACCCACGAGCCGGCCGAACGGCTGGCCGAGGCGCTTATCGGCATCGCACCCGCCGGCCTCGACCGGGTGTTCTATTCCGACAGTGGCTCCACCTCAGTCGAAGTCGCGCTGAAGATGGCGCTCGGCTATTTCCGCAACATCGGCGCGCCGCGTTCGCGCATCGCCGTCATGGAGCACAGCTATCATGGCGACACGATCGGGGCGATGAGCGTCGGCGCCCGCGGCGTCTTCAACGCCGCCTATGATCCTTTGCTGTTCGAGGTCGACGCCATCCCCTTCCCGGCCGCCGGGCGCGAGCAGGAAACGCTGGATCGGTTCGAGGCCGTTAGCCGCGACCGGCGCGCAGCCGCGCTGATCGTCGAGCCGCTGGTGCTTGGCGCCGGCGGCATGCTGATGTATCCGGCCTGGGTTCTTGCCGAATTGAAGAGGATCGCCGAAGCCTCCGGCACGCTGCTGATCGCCGATGAAGTGATGACCGGCTGGGGGCGCACCGGAACCATGTTTGCCTGCGAACAGGCGTCCGTCTCGCCCGACATCTTGTGCACCTCGAAAGGTCTGACCGGTGGTACCATCCCGCTGGCCGCCACGATCGCCACCGATGCCATCTTCCACGCTCACTTTTCGGAGGATCGCAAGAAGACGTTTTTCCATTCGAGCTCCTACACCGCCAATCCGATCGCCTGCGCGGCAGCACTTGCCAATGTCGAGATCTGGCGTGACGAGCCGGTGGCCGAGCGGATCGCGGTCTTGAGCGCGAGGCAGGCCGCCGGGCTGCAACGCTTCCGGGTCAATCCATATTTCACCGACTGCCGGACAACCGGCACCATCGCGGCACTCGACCTACGCACCGGCTCAGCCGGTTATCTGGCCGAGATCGGGCCAAAACTGCGCGCTTTTTTCCTTGAGCGGGGGCTACTTGTGCGCCCGCTCGGCAATGTCCTCTATCTTCTACCGCCCTATTGCATCACCAGCGACGAATTGGGCGGGCTCTATGACGCGATAGAGGAGGCCGGCGAACGCTTCGGCTCGCGGCCATGA
- a CDS encoding MFS transporter encodes MQSENPQPPVSKTLAPFRNKVFRSIWAATQISSLGWLVQTVAISWLMATISASDLMVALVQAASTLPVFFLSVFAGAIADNFSRRWVMFAGHCLIASASTTLMISVGLGFVSPWLILGLGFLAGCGFALNDPAWHASVGDILHKRDIPAAVTLMSVGYNIVRSVGPALGGVILAVFGPLAAFALAAVSDLAPISAIWRTKWEVRSSPLPRERMTTAIHDGVRFTAMSLEIRAATARAALFGLASISILALLPLVVRDQLKSGPIVYGILLAGFGMGAFIAGMGNGFLRKVTSQNRLVAFASVACAVCCLSLALTSSIPVAAISLALGGAGWLITWTGIDVSVQLASPRWVVGRTLSIYYALSAGGMAAGSWIWGSVAQNYSLTLALEGAAGALLLVAAAGIVLPVRPWEETDQESSVFHPPDVALDLKPRSGPIVAKVEYLISEENIEAFLGSMRTRRHVQSRAGARNWTLQRNLQTPSLWTETFRTPTWMDFLRLNHRLTAADKEVAQHLLSLHEGEVPPQTVLSIERTTEAIRTRTSTIFSRPPR; translated from the coding sequence ATGCAGAGCGAAAATCCTCAACCGCCCGTTTCAAAGACGCTCGCCCCATTTCGAAACAAGGTGTTTCGCTCAATTTGGGCGGCCACCCAGATTTCCAGCCTCGGTTGGCTAGTGCAAACGGTCGCCATCAGTTGGCTTATGGCAACGATTTCAGCGTCCGACCTCATGGTGGCACTCGTCCAGGCCGCATCCACATTGCCGGTGTTCTTCCTCTCAGTTTTCGCCGGAGCCATTGCCGACAACTTCAGCCGCCGGTGGGTGATGTTTGCGGGACACTGCCTGATAGCATCGGCGTCGACGACGCTGATGATTTCTGTGGGTCTGGGATTTGTCAGTCCTTGGCTGATTCTCGGGTTAGGTTTCCTGGCCGGCTGCGGCTTTGCCTTGAATGATCCGGCTTGGCACGCTTCGGTCGGCGATATCCTTCACAAACGCGACATTCCGGCCGCAGTGACGCTTATGTCCGTCGGATACAACATTGTGCGCAGCGTTGGTCCGGCCTTGGGGGGCGTGATCCTGGCCGTCTTTGGGCCGCTGGCCGCTTTCGCCTTGGCTGCGGTGAGTGATCTGGCGCCCATAAGCGCGATATGGCGCACCAAATGGGAGGTCCGCTCTTCGCCTCTCCCTCGTGAGAGAATGACGACGGCAATTCATGACGGAGTGCGCTTTACTGCGATGTCTTTGGAGATCAGGGCAGCGACCGCCCGAGCCGCTCTTTTCGGATTGGCAAGCATCTCCATTCTGGCGTTGCTCCCCCTCGTCGTCCGGGATCAGTTGAAGAGTGGGCCAATTGTCTACGGTATCTTATTGGCCGGCTTCGGCATGGGTGCTTTCATCGCGGGCATGGGCAACGGCTTCTTGAGGAAGGTCACGTCTCAAAACAGGCTGGTGGCCTTCGCCTCTGTGGCTTGTGCAGTCTGTTGCCTCTCCCTTGCCCTTACATCGTCGATTCCTGTGGCGGCCATTTCGCTGGCGCTCGGCGGAGCGGGTTGGCTTATCACCTGGACGGGCATTGACGTGTCGGTGCAGTTGGCAAGCCCAAGGTGGGTTGTAGGCCGCACGCTCTCCATTTACTACGCCTTGAGCGCAGGCGGTATGGCTGCTGGCAGCTGGATCTGGGGTTCTGTCGCGCAAAACTATTCCTTGACCTTAGCATTGGAGGGCGCCGCAGGCGCTCTGTTGCTGGTTGCAGCAGCGGGGATCGTGTTGCCGGTCCGTCCCTGGGAAGAAACCGATCAAGAAAGTTCAGTTTTTCATCCGCCGGACGTGGCTCTCGATCTGAAACCCAGAAGTGGCCCTATCGTGGCCAAGGTCGAGTATTTGATATCGGAGGAAAATATCGAGGCCTTTCTGGGCTCCATGCGCACGCGGCGACACGTCCAGAGCCGTGCCGGTGCACGAAACTGGACGCTCCAGCGAAATCTGCAAACACCGTCACTTTGGACGGAGACATTCCGCACCCCCACCTGGATGGACTTTCTCCGCCTAAATCATCGACTCACCGCAGCAGATAAGGAAGTCGCCCAGCATCTCCTGTCACTGCATGAAGGAGAGGTGCCTCCGCAGACAGTGCTTTCGATTGAACGGACGACCGAGGCAATTCGTACCCGTACCTCGACAATCTTTTCTCGTCCTCCAAGATGA